One window of Candidatus Nitrospira kreftii genomic DNA carries:
- a CDS encoding Glycogen synthase, whose protein sequence is MALTAHDDLHVVMAASEAVPYAKTGGLADVVTALAMELSKLGHRVTLLVPGYQGQAAQAARQGIMRFSLSVAGTTVELMVDEELVPVTGASHPLRVFFIRYDRYFDRPGLYQEDHHDYPDNLERFTLFCRGVLSVLSILTEVQGEQVDVLHLHDWQTALCPVYLKALPHEYTGLQRIKTLLTLHNLGYQGIFPAQDFVKTGLPRSLFSPSNLEFYGSVNCLKGGIIYSDAVSTVSPTYAKEIITAEYGCGLEGVLSARVDGVRGITNGIDITVWDPEHDSYLPARYTAADLAGKGVCKQALQAECNLPNLKVPVFGVIGRLTFQKGFDLLMDIIPELMSMELQIVFLGTGDHDLEQQFRAAKAEYPEKIGLYVGFDEGRAHRIEAGADMLIMPSRYEPCGLSQLYSLRYGTVPIVRRTGGLADTVVPFRPSTVKSKRATGFHFIEPSSDALLSTILLSLHVYEKPETWNSLVSSGMGTDLSWKRSALQYIDLYRSMAGDLRRV, encoded by the coding sequence ATGGCATTGACAGCACATGATGATTTGCATGTCGTAATGGCAGCCTCTGAGGCTGTTCCCTATGCAAAGACGGGAGGATTAGCCGATGTCGTTACGGCACTGGCAATGGAGCTGTCGAAGTTAGGACATCGTGTGACATTGCTAGTGCCTGGATACCAAGGCCAGGCAGCCCAGGCCGCTCGCCAAGGGATCATGCGATTCTCACTTTCAGTGGCGGGGACGACGGTGGAGCTGATGGTCGATGAGGAGCTCGTGCCAGTGACGGGCGCTTCACACCCACTCAGGGTATTCTTCATACGGTATGATCGATATTTTGATCGTCCTGGACTTTACCAGGAGGATCATCACGACTATCCAGACAACCTCGAGCGATTTACTTTGTTCTGCCGCGGGGTCCTCTCTGTGCTGAGTATCTTGACGGAGGTGCAGGGGGAGCAAGTCGATGTACTGCATCTGCATGATTGGCAGACCGCCTTGTGCCCAGTGTATCTCAAAGCATTGCCTCATGAGTATACGGGACTTCAAAGGATCAAGACTCTGTTAACGCTGCACAATCTTGGCTACCAAGGGATATTTCCTGCTCAGGATTTCGTAAAGACCGGACTCCCTCGATCCCTATTTTCACCGAGTAATCTTGAGTTCTATGGATCAGTCAATTGCCTGAAAGGTGGCATCATCTATTCAGATGCCGTCTCCACCGTCAGTCCAACCTACGCAAAGGAAATCATCACGGCAGAATATGGGTGCGGACTTGAAGGGGTACTGTCTGCTCGCGTAGATGGGGTAAGAGGCATTACAAATGGGATCGACATAACCGTCTGGGATCCCGAACATGATTCCTACCTTCCAGCTCGGTATACAGCCGCTGATTTGGCCGGGAAAGGAGTATGCAAACAGGCGTTACAAGCGGAATGTAACTTGCCAAACCTTAAAGTGCCTGTTTTTGGTGTGATCGGTCGGTTGACATTTCAGAAAGGGTTCGATCTCTTGATGGATATTATTCCTGAGCTCATGTCCATGGAGCTACAAATTGTTTTCCTAGGTACTGGCGATCACGATCTAGAGCAACAATTTAGAGCAGCGAAGGCTGAGTACCCAGAAAAAATCGGCTTGTACGTTGGATTTGATGAGGGGCGGGCTCATCGCATTGAAGCGGGCGCAGACATGTTGATCATGCCATCTCGGTATGAACCATGTGGATTAAGTCAACTATATAGCCTTCGGTATGGCACAGTGCCGATAGTGCGTCGCACCGGAGGGTTGGCTGATACTGTGGTCCCGTTTCGTCCCTCTACGGTCAAATCGAAGCGCGCAACAGGTTTTCATTTCATCGAACCTTCTTCTGACGCACTGCTTTCCACGATTCTGCTTTCTCTTCACGTATATGAGAAACCCGAAACCTGGAATTCGTTGGTCAGTTCGGGAATGGGTACAGATCTATCCTGGAAGCGATCGGCCCTGCAATACATCGACCTCTATCGGTCTATGGCGGGAGATTTGAGGAGGGTCTAA
- a CDS encoding hypothetical protein (conserved protein of unknown function) yields MKRTVAVGKQLRLDLLALGVMIMVTGCTSSPSTQISESGNNGFMSLWNTYADCRSTSDFVQAESDLKQLRSAHVQEAGSYEGFVLPLPAHIERLVSNPASRVAVDVEAMVSACALHAGELALDQGHIDIARDLFVSVITLHDGENSYYVLKARNLLGRLGQGINISFNAH; encoded by the coding sequence ATGAAACGTACTGTCGCGGTCGGAAAACAATTGAGACTAGACCTTCTTGCTCTGGGAGTAATGATTATGGTCACGGGTTGCACAAGCAGCCCATCGACCCAGATATCAGAATCAGGAAATAATGGGTTTATGTCGTTATGGAATACATATGCAGATTGCAGGTCAACTTCTGATTTCGTCCAAGCTGAATCAGACTTGAAGCAGCTTCGTTCAGCCCACGTACAGGAAGCAGGGAGTTATGAAGGATTTGTTCTTCCACTACCTGCACACATTGAGCGCCTGGTGTCCAACCCAGCTAGTCGGGTTGCAGTTGATGTCGAAGCTATGGTGTCTGCCTGTGCGTTACACGCTGGAGAATTAGCCTTGGATCAAGGACACATCGATATTGCTCGTGACCTTTTTGTTTCAGTTATCACCCTCCATGATGGCGAAAACTCTTACTACGTGCTAAAAGCCAGGAATCTGCTGGGAAGACTCGGACAAGGAATCAATATTTCTTTCAACGCTCATTAG
- a CDS encoding hypothetical protein (conserved protein of unknown function), with protein MSDLSKSIDQTDALADQRAGSGIVVLSASMQLLHMNRQATELAKKINAAEHGGNASVSARGVLPTALTELCAEIIKALHIRTEAKDWEQFELKRVTGDPNQPILLRGFGLPDRGGIQYARLVVTMEELGRKQNLNTEHARERFQLTNREQSVVEHLAKGWTNKEIANALQITEQTVKEHIKHIMRKTNATTRTGILVQIFNS; from the coding sequence ATGTCAGATTTATCTAAAAGTATCGACCAAACAGATGCACTTGCTGATCAGAGAGCCGGCTCTGGCATTGTTGTGCTATCGGCATCGATGCAGCTTTTACATATGAATCGGCAAGCCACAGAACTCGCCAAGAAGATCAACGCTGCCGAGCATGGAGGCAATGCTTCGGTTTCAGCGCGCGGAGTTCTCCCCACAGCTCTGACTGAACTCTGTGCAGAAATCATAAAAGCGCTACATATCCGAACAGAAGCCAAAGACTGGGAACAATTCGAACTAAAACGAGTGACGGGTGACCCTAATCAGCCGATCCTCTTGAGAGGGTTCGGTTTGCCCGATCGAGGAGGCATTCAATACGCCAGGTTGGTCGTTACCATGGAAGAGTTGGGGCGAAAACAAAACCTGAATACAGAGCATGCTCGAGAACGTTTCCAGCTCACAAACCGTGAGCAGTCAGTCGTTGAACATCTGGCAAAGGGCTGGACGAATAAAGAAATTGCCAATGCCCTTCAGATCACAGAGCAGACTGTAAAAGAACACATCAAACATATCATGCGAAAAACCAACGCTACCACTCGGACAGGGATTCTGGTCCAGATCTTTAATTCTTAA
- a CDS encoding hypothetical protein (conserved protein of unknown function) gives MVSTEWEWPIGNSHESHGERAALLRTILYEVSATGGGIGGIAKEKRALSLNISNGGMLVLMDHAPDIKQVLKVHVPTPITKAETPTLAEVRWTRKFPFGGSANNQTAYFVGLKFMF, from the coding sequence GTGGTATCAACGGAATGGGAATGGCCAATAGGGAATAGTCATGAAAGCCATGGTGAGAGAGCGGCGTTGCTCAGGACCATCCTTTATGAAGTATCAGCCACGGGTGGGGGAATCGGTGGGATTGCGAAAGAAAAGAGAGCATTGTCTTTGAATATTAGTAATGGGGGGATGCTCGTGCTCATGGATCATGCTCCGGATATCAAACAGGTACTGAAAGTTCATGTGCCAACGCCGATAACTAAAGCGGAAACTCCGACACTTGCGGAGGTGCGCTGGACAAGAAAGTTTCCGTTTGGGGGGTCTGCAAATAACCAGACGGCCTATTTCGTGGGCTTGAAGTTTATGTTTTGA
- a CDS encoding hypothetical protein (conserved protein of unknown function) — MDTLNDAQSTQIQGLRWYVVSTKVNHEKHVERNIAHAGIECYLPLLKERRIVRNEIITTINPLFPGYMFVRIDLAQHYRTVNYARGVRKIVGFGPRPVEVDSAMINSLRSRVSSSETDMLQRPEKLGHGQRVHIQGGPLSGLEAVFVGGMSGRQRAMVLLQALSLQARVVIEVDRLVPSVAA, encoded by the coding sequence ATGGATACTCTGAACGATGCTCAATCAACGCAAATTCAAGGGCTGCGCTGGTATGTTGTGAGTACGAAAGTCAACCACGAAAAGCACGTTGAACGGAATATCGCGCATGCAGGAATTGAGTGTTATCTACCACTACTGAAAGAACGTAGGATTGTTCGTAATGAGATCATCACCACCATCAATCCTCTTTTCCCTGGGTATATGTTTGTTCGAATTGATTTGGCACAACATTATCGGACTGTGAATTACGCCAGAGGTGTTCGGAAGATTGTAGGATTTGGTCCCCGGCCAGTGGAGGTTGACTCCGCGATGATCAACTCCCTGAGATCAAGAGTTTCCAGCTCAGAAACGGATATGCTGCAAAGACCTGAGAAGTTAGGCCATGGCCAACGCGTTCATATACAAGGAGGTCCGTTGAGTGGGCTTGAGGCCGTTTTTGTCGGGGGAATGTCTGGCCGACAGAGGGCTATGGTGCTTCTCCAGGCATTGTCACTTCAGGCTCGAGTGGTGATCGAAGTCGACAGGCTCGTTCCATCTGTAGCGGCGTAG
- a CDS encoding Glucose-1-phosphate cytidylyltransferase — translation MKAVILAGGMGTRLSEETTLRPKPMVEIGGKPILWHIMKIYAAHGINEFIIALGYKGEMIKEYFLNFYSFNKDISVDLESGKTTIHDGKQHEDWKVHLVDTGLYTQTGGRLKQLKKWIGADETFLFTYGDGVAGVDIQATIKFHKSHGKLATVTSVLPPARFGRLEFDHDRIVAFQEKPHGDEGWINGGFYVLDRKVLDYIKGDETVWEKEPLERLTKENQLRGYRHERFWSCMDTLKEKVYLEDLWKSGQAPWKIWQDHH, via the coding sequence TTGAAGGCGGTAATTCTTGCAGGAGGAATGGGAACACGGCTTTCCGAAGAGACCACACTACGGCCCAAACCAATGGTCGAAATTGGGGGGAAACCGATTTTGTGGCACATCATGAAGATTTATGCAGCTCACGGTATAAATGAATTCATCATAGCCCTCGGTTACAAGGGAGAAATGATCAAAGAGTACTTTCTTAACTTCTATTCATTCAACAAAGACATCTCAGTTGATCTAGAAAGCGGAAAGACGACGATTCATGACGGGAAGCAACATGAGGATTGGAAAGTACACTTAGTGGATACCGGCCTATACACACAGACTGGAGGGCGACTTAAACAGCTGAAGAAATGGATCGGCGCGGATGAAACGTTTTTATTTACATATGGAGATGGAGTTGCAGGCGTCGACATTCAAGCCACTATTAAGTTTCACAAGTCTCACGGAAAATTAGCCACGGTCACATCGGTTTTGCCTCCCGCGAGGTTCGGACGACTGGAGTTCGATCATGATCGCATCGTCGCTTTTCAGGAAAAGCCTCATGGTGATGAAGGCTGGATCAATGGCGGGTTCTACGTCCTCGATCGCAAGGTCTTGGACTATATCAAAGGCGATGAGACGGTATGGGAGAAAGAGCCACTCGAACGACTCACGAAGGAAAATCAACTGAGGGGGTATCGGCACGAGCGGTTTTGGTCGTGCATGGATACCTTGAAGGAAAAAGTGTATTTGGAGGATCTGTGGAAGTCTGGACAGGCCCCTTGGAAAATCTGGCAGGATCACCACTAG
- a CDS encoding putative sugar dehydratase/epimerase YfnG — protein sequence MFWSEKRVLVTGATGMVGACLVKELLAHGAYVVALVRDADPKSELFRSKAIEKVSVVNGMLEDFWTLERAINEHEVDTVFHLGAQTIVGTARRFPLPTFEANVRGTYNLLEACRLHQPLMKRIVIASSDKAYGDQIQLPYTEETTLQGRYPYDVSKSCSDLIAQSYFHTYALPIGIARCGNIYGGGDLNWSRVVPGTIRSILRGERPIIRSDGKFVRDYIYVRDAALAYLGLAEHLSDGALHGQGFNFSVGTPMTVLEIVNVIRRLMDAEHLQPIIQNAAKGEILSQYLSSDKARRLLNWEPSCGLEKGLEETIGWYRAFLR from the coding sequence ATGTTTTGGTCTGAGAAGCGGGTATTAGTTACCGGCGCGACAGGAATGGTTGGAGCCTGTTTGGTAAAAGAGCTGCTCGCACATGGGGCGTACGTAGTCGCCTTGGTCCGGGATGCAGATCCGAAGTCCGAACTGTTCCGAAGCAAAGCAATTGAAAAGGTGAGCGTCGTCAATGGAATGTTGGAAGACTTCTGGACTTTGGAGCGTGCAATAAATGAGCATGAAGTGGATACGGTCTTTCACCTCGGGGCGCAAACTATTGTTGGCACTGCACGTCGATTTCCGCTTCCAACCTTTGAAGCCAACGTCCGAGGAACCTACAATCTGCTGGAAGCCTGCCGGCTTCACCAGCCTTTAATGAAAAGGATTGTAATTGCATCCAGCGACAAAGCTTACGGAGATCAGATCCAACTGCCGTATACAGAGGAGACGACACTTCAAGGGCGTTACCCGTACGATGTTTCAAAAAGCTGCAGCGACCTGATTGCGCAGTCATACTTTCATACATATGCCCTTCCAATAGGCATTGCCCGGTGTGGCAATATTTATGGTGGTGGTGATCTAAATTGGAGCCGCGTAGTCCCGGGAACAATTCGCTCCATCCTCAGAGGAGAACGGCCGATTATTCGAAGCGATGGCAAGTTCGTCAGAGACTACATCTATGTGAGGGATGCGGCACTGGCCTATTTGGGACTTGCAGAGCACCTTTCAGACGGGGCACTTCACGGTCAGGGTTTTAACTTCAGCGTGGGTACACCAATGACGGTGTTGGAAATCGTTAATGTAATTCGAAGGCTGATGGACGCAGAGCATTTGCAACCTATCATACAAAATGCGGCCAAGGGGGAGATATTAAGCCAATATCTTTCGTCTGATAAGGCCAGACGTCTGCTGAACTGGGAGCCATCTTGTGGCCTCGAAAAAGGGCTTGAGGAGACGATCGGTTGGTATCGAGCATTCCTGAGATAA
- a CDS encoding SAM-dependent methyltransferase, translated as MTVMRCRFCDEKLEYTFANLGLSPLANSYVKEDRLDYMEPFYPLHVRVCEKCFLVQLPQLATREEIFEEYAYFSSYSDSWLEHCRVYADTMIDRFSLCKDNRVVELASNDGYLLKYFVQHHIPVLGVEPAANVAEVAQKQGVNTVVAFFGEKTAQQLVHDGWSADLIIGNNVLAHVPDINDFVRGIRVLLKPDGVVTIEFPHLMKLMSQNQFDTIYHEHFSYLSFTTVERVFASHGLRLFDVQELPTHGGSLRIFACQEGNASKVENEAVREMRQREEKAGISTLTPYLDFSDRVAQTKRRILQFLIEAKEHGKRIVGYGAPAKGNTLLNYCGIGTDFLDYTVDRNPVKQGRFLPGVHIPILAPEVIQKTKPDFVLILPWNIKDEIMHQMAHIREWGGQFVVPIPEVKVYP; from the coding sequence ATGACTGTGATGAGATGTCGTTTTTGCGACGAAAAACTTGAATATACATTTGCGAACTTGGGTCTCTCTCCATTGGCCAATTCATATGTCAAGGAAGATCGTTTGGATTATATGGAGCCGTTTTATCCGCTCCACGTGAGAGTGTGTGAAAAGTGTTTCCTGGTGCAGCTTCCTCAGTTGGCGACGAGAGAAGAGATATTTGAGGAGTACGCATATTTTTCTTCCTATTCTGATTCATGGCTGGAACACTGTCGTGTGTATGCCGATACGATGATCGACCGATTCAGTCTCTGCAAGGATAACCGAGTCGTCGAATTAGCGAGTAACGACGGATATCTCCTGAAGTATTTCGTACAACACCACATACCGGTTCTGGGCGTGGAGCCTGCAGCCAATGTTGCGGAAGTGGCCCAGAAGCAGGGAGTAAATACCGTGGTGGCATTTTTTGGAGAAAAAACGGCTCAACAATTGGTTCACGACGGATGGTCGGCCGATCTAATCATAGGAAACAATGTGCTGGCCCATGTGCCTGATATTAACGATTTTGTGAGAGGCATCCGCGTTCTTCTGAAACCTGATGGGGTTGTGACCATCGAGTTTCCTCACCTTATGAAACTTATGTCGCAGAATCAATTCGATACCATCTACCATGAGCATTTCTCTTACTTGTCCTTCACAACAGTTGAGCGGGTCTTTGCTAGTCACGGACTGAGATTATTTGACGTTCAGGAGTTGCCGACTCACGGGGGATCACTACGGATCTTTGCCTGTCAAGAAGGGAATGCGTCAAAGGTCGAGAATGAAGCAGTTCGAGAGATGCGTCAACGCGAAGAGAAGGCAGGTATTTCCACCCTGACACCTTACCTGGATTTCAGCGATAGGGTGGCCCAAACGAAGCGAAGGATATTGCAGTTCTTGATCGAAGCCAAGGAGCATGGCAAGCGCATAGTAGGCTATGGTGCCCCGGCTAAGGGGAACACTCTGCTAAACTATTGCGGAATAGGAACTGATTTTCTGGACTACACGGTGGATCGAAATCCTGTCAAGCAGGGGAGATTTTTGCCCGGTGTCCACATTCCCATTCTGGCACCAGAAGTAATCCAAAAGACGAAGCCAGATTTTGTGTTGATCCTGCCCTGGAATATCAAGGACGAGATCATGCATCAGATGGCTCATATCCGGGAATGGGGTGGGCAATTTGTCGTTCCAATACCGGAAGTGAAAGTGTATCCATGA
- a CDS encoding dTDP-4-dehydrorhamnose 3,5-epimerase yields the protein MIFRETALRGAFVIDPKPVRDERGLFARTWCQKEFEAQGLSARWVQSSISLNSRRGTMRGMHYQAAPNEEVKLVRCTAGAIYDVIVDLRPTAPTYGQHVGITLTAGNHCAVYIPEQFAHGFLTLEDESEVSYHMSEFYAPSSARGIRWDDPALNIQWPEPILIVSKKDQMWPPFILNA from the coding sequence ATGATATTTAGGGAGACGGCCTTAAGGGGGGCGTTCGTGATTGATCCGAAACCTGTACGAGATGAGCGTGGCCTCTTCGCGAGAACCTGGTGTCAAAAGGAGTTCGAGGCGCAAGGACTTTCAGCCAGATGGGTTCAATCTAGTATTTCGTTGAACTCCCGCAGAGGCACCATGCGGGGAATGCACTATCAAGCCGCTCCTAACGAAGAAGTGAAGTTGGTCCGCTGTACGGCGGGGGCAATCTATGATGTCATTGTCGACCTACGACCGACAGCGCCGACGTACGGTCAGCATGTCGGTATAACACTGACAGCGGGCAATCACTGTGCTGTGTATATTCCAGAGCAATTTGCGCATGGCTTTCTCACGCTTGAAGATGAGAGCGAGGTGTCCTACCACATGTCCGAGTTCTATGCGCCCTCCAGTGCTCGGGGGATTCGATGGGATGACCCGGCGTTGAACATCCAATGGCCGGAGCCCATCCTGATCGTATCCAAGAAAGATCAAATGTGGCCTCCGTTCATCTTAAACGCGTAA
- a CDS encoding putative polysaccharide biosynthesis protein with aminopeptidase-like domain protein, with amino-acid sequence MFELMEELYPLCRSITGEGVRETLRVIQERISLEMHEVPSGTKVFDWTVPLEWNVADAYVMNHEGKRVIDFRENNLHLMSYSSPVRKTMSLEELKPHLFTLPDHPTWIPYRTSYYKENWGFCLRQADLERLPDVVYDVVIDSSLQSGSLTYGESYFPGESSDEILISCHVCHPSLCNDNLSGISVAVKLAETIAARPRRYSYRFLFIPGTIGSITWLAQNEQLVTCIKHGLVLTGVGDAGNITYKKSRQGNAEIDRAMAHVLRHSGELSTIIDFFPYGYDERQYCSPGFDLPVGCFMRTPHGQYPEYHSSADNLDFVKDESLVRSYNRCLEVFELLEANRAYMNQNPKCEPQLGRRGLYRAVAGQQEKQWTELALFWVLNASDGHHTLLDIAERADLPFGKIQSAAEALLEVGLLKECQRPGIT; translated from the coding sequence ATGTTTGAGTTGATGGAGGAGCTCTATCCCCTATGCCGGAGTATTACCGGTGAAGGGGTGAGAGAAACTCTTCGAGTGATTCAAGAACGTATTTCACTTGAAATGCATGAAGTTCCTAGCGGAACCAAGGTGTTTGATTGGACCGTTCCGTTGGAGTGGAACGTAGCTGATGCCTATGTCATGAACCACGAAGGAAAGCGAGTCATCGATTTCAGAGAGAACAATTTACATCTGATGAGTTACAGTTCGCCTGTCAGAAAAACAATGTCACTGGAGGAGCTCAAGCCTCATTTATTTACGCTGCCGGACCATCCCACATGGATCCCTTATCGAACCTCCTATTACAAGGAGAATTGGGGGTTTTGTCTTCGACAGGCTGATCTCGAACGACTGCCCGATGTCGTATACGATGTCGTCATCGATTCGAGTCTTCAATCGGGATCACTCACGTATGGCGAATCCTACTTCCCGGGTGAAAGTTCTGATGAAATTCTCATCTCATGCCATGTGTGTCATCCCTCTCTATGCAACGATAATTTGTCGGGTATTTCCGTGGCGGTGAAGCTCGCAGAAACCATCGCTGCCCGACCAAGACGATATTCCTACCGCTTTCTTTTTATTCCAGGAACGATTGGGTCGATTACCTGGTTGGCTCAGAACGAACAGCTGGTGACGTGTATTAAGCATGGACTTGTCTTGACCGGGGTAGGTGATGCGGGGAACATTACCTACAAAAAGAGCCGTCAGGGCAATGCGGAAATCGACCGGGCGATGGCGCATGTGCTGAGGCATTCAGGCGAACTCTCTACCATCATTGACTTTTTTCCTTATGGGTATGATGAACGGCAATATTGTTCCCCAGGATTTGATCTGCCCGTCGGATGTTTCATGCGGACGCCGCATGGCCAGTATCCGGAGTATCACTCCTCTGCGGACAATTTGGACTTTGTCAAAGATGAGTCACTGGTTCGGTCATATAACCGATGTCTAGAAGTGTTTGAGCTACTAGAAGCGAACCGAGCCTACATGAATCAAAACCCCAAATGCGAGCCACAATTGGGGAGGCGAGGGCTCTATCGTGCTGTTGCGGGGCAACAGGAAAAACAATGGACGGAATTAGCTCTCTTTTGGGTCTTGAACGCATCTGATGGACACCATACACTGCTTGATATTGCGGAACGCGCCGATCTTCCATTTGGAAAGATTCAGTCGGCAGCCGAAGCGCTCTTAGAGGTCGGATTATTGAAGGAATGCCAAAGGCCGGGAATTACTTAA
- a CDS encoding hypothetical protein (conserved protein of unknown function), whose amino-acid sequence MNTIYYDPPFSDERRREELYRGQLLVYSPRRSTLAFIQFAKQLITEAFEPYDPETAQHHLSVEQYADILVKLKPNFIHHPESKTLMRDIFNEMGCDLGKTYYDVPKMRSSTSDNYLTTGIAYAWHPHRDTWYSAPPCQINWWIPIFDIESNNAMAFHPQYWNHPVKNSSEGYNYYRWNQESRGAHVAKFLKEDPRPLPKPLEPLVLDPQIRLIVPAGGIILFSAAQMHSSVPNTSGKTRFSIDFRVVNLDDVGKKIGAPRTDEACTGTTMRDYLRATDLTHIPDELIALYDDETAGEGKLVYSMEERGDRGAGVL is encoded by the coding sequence ATGAACACTATTTATTATGACCCTCCATTCTCGGATGAACGACGACGAGAAGAGCTCTATCGTGGTCAGCTCCTTGTGTATTCTCCGAGGAGGAGCACCTTAGCGTTTATCCAGTTTGCCAAACAGTTGATCACGGAAGCATTCGAGCCTTATGACCCAGAGACGGCTCAACACCATCTTTCCGTGGAGCAGTATGCGGATATCCTTGTAAAGCTAAAGCCGAACTTCATTCATCATCCTGAATCTAAAACACTCATGCGCGATATCTTTAATGAGATGGGCTGTGATCTGGGGAAAACATATTATGATGTTCCAAAGATGCGAAGCTCCACCAGTGACAATTATTTAACGACCGGCATAGCCTATGCCTGGCATCCGCATAGAGATACCTGGTATTCCGCCCCTCCTTGTCAGATCAATTGGTGGATCCCGATCTTTGACATCGAGTCAAACAATGCGATGGCTTTCCACCCGCAGTATTGGAATCATCCAGTGAAAAATAGTTCTGAGGGGTACAATTACTATCGGTGGAATCAGGAGAGCCGAGGAGCGCATGTCGCGAAATTTCTGAAGGAAGATCCCCGACCGCTGCCGAAGCCGTTGGAACCGCTGGTGCTCGACCCCCAGATTCGTCTGATCGTTCCAGCTGGAGGCATCATTCTGTTCTCTGCGGCTCAGATGCATTCAAGTGTGCCCAATACGTCTGGTAAGACTCGCTTCAGCATCGATTTTCGTGTGGTGAACCTTGATGATGTGGGAAAGAAGATAGGCGCCCCTCGGACTGATGAAGCCTGTACGGGAACGACAATGAGAGATTACCTTCGAGCAACTGACCTGACACACATTCCGGATGAGCTGATTGCGCTCTACGATGACGAAACAGCCGGTGAGGGAAAGCTTGTTTATTCAATGGAGGAGAGAGGCGATCGCGGAGCTGGTGTGCTGTGA
- a CDS encoding hypothetical protein (conserved protein of unknown function) — protein sequence MAQLQRPAFAFMKGKLVPWDQATLHIGCEAVTRGRNVFEGLKGYWQPDGQFKIIMMRQHYERLKRSARLLHIPCEYSFEEYREAINQLIGALATPDRDMWVRTTLFVTEGHWGENTVADLVLTAYHQEKATPRSIRLGVSTWRRSSDVALPARIKTGSNYQVSLLARLEGKSREYEDMVLLNQSGRVAEATASCILMVRGDTIVTPPATEGALESITLDIVESLAQSLGIKFIRRPIDRTELLIADELAVCGTLHEVTLVTSIDEYTLPEKSPILSVIQKRYMEAIRGITPHSVVEFTVLNLAKTERQHQV from the coding sequence GTGGCACAACTGCAAAGGCCCGCATTTGCCTTCATGAAAGGAAAGCTTGTTCCCTGGGATCAAGCCACGCTTCACATCGGATGCGAAGCGGTCACCCGTGGGCGAAATGTATTCGAAGGGCTTAAGGGGTATTGGCAGCCAGATGGGCAATTCAAAATTATCATGATGCGGCAGCATTATGAACGACTCAAGCGATCTGCCCGTCTGCTTCATATTCCCTGTGAGTACAGTTTTGAGGAATATCGTGAGGCTATTAATCAACTGATCGGAGCGTTGGCGACTCCTGATCGGGACATGTGGGTGAGGACCACTCTATTTGTCACGGAGGGGCATTGGGGCGAGAACACAGTGGCCGATCTGGTCCTCACGGCCTACCATCAGGAGAAGGCCACTCCGCGGTCGATTCGACTGGGAGTGAGCACGTGGCGACGAAGCAGTGACGTTGCCTTGCCGGCTCGAATAAAGACCGGGAGCAACTATCAAGTGTCGCTCTTGGCGCGGCTTGAAGGAAAGTCAAGAGAGTATGAGGATATGGTGTTACTGAATCAGTCGGGGCGTGTCGCTGAGGCGACGGCATCATGCATTCTCATGGTCAGAGGCGATACCATCGTTACGCCACCTGCAACCGAAGGTGCTCTGGAAAGCATCACACTCGATATCGTGGAATCGTTGGCGCAATCGCTGGGGATAAAATTTATTCGCCGCCCCATAGACCGAACCGAGTTGTTGATTGCTGATGAGCTTGCTGTGTGTGGCACACTGCATGAGGTAACATTAGTCACCTCGATCGATGAGTACACGCTACCTGAAAAATCGCCGATCTTGAGTGTGATACAGAAACGCTACATGGAGGCTATTCGCGGCATCACTCCACATTCTGTGGTAGAGTTTACCGTGCTCAATTTGGCAAAGACGGAAAGGCAGCACCAGGTCTAA